GATGGCGATCGTGGGCCGGATGACCAACACAATCATCCACGACTTCAAGAACCCGTTTTGCCTGATCAGCCTCAGCTCGCAGCTCATCCTGCAGAAGCATCCCGACCCTGAGACCGCGCGCCTGTGCACCAACATCGAAAATCAGGTGCAGCGTATGCTCGAAATGGTGAGCGAGCTGTCGGCATTCTCGCGCGGCAAGCACACGTTGAAGCGCACCCGCTTCCTCATCAGCGACTTGCTGGCGGAGTTCCAGGATCTCAATTTCCCCTACTTCGAAGACGAGCTCATCACCATCGTGCTCGACGTGCCCGATGTGGAGCTGAATGCCGACCGGGGCAAGCTGCAGCGCGTGTTGCAAAACCTGATCGACAACGCGATGGAAGCGATGGCCGACGAGGGTGGTCTGATCGAGATCAGCGGCCAGATCGACACCGTCAACAGCATGCTGGAGCTGCGCGTGCGCGATACCGGCTGCGGCATCCCCGAGGAGATTCGTGAGACTTTCTTCGAGCCCTTCGTCACCCACGGCAAGAGCGAGGGCACCGGCCTCGGCTCCGCCATCACCAAGTCGATCATCGAGGCCCATGGCGGCCGTATCCGCTTCGAATCCACCCGTGGCGAAGGCACGACCTTCTTTATCTCGCTGCCCTTGGGTTGATGTGGGGGCTAGGCTTGGGGCGGTAGTTCAAAACGGCCGGCCACAACACCGGGGACGGTAATATCTTCGTCCAGCTCTTCCCAGCGCAAAGCGTAACCATTCGCTTCAACCACCACCGCTGCCAATTGCGCATCAGTTGCGTTCTTCAGCCGACGAAAGCGAGCCGCAGGGAATGAAAAGACCCGCTCGTCCGTCAATTCAATAAAGATGCGCCGCCCTTCCGCCCAAGCGTGGACCGCAAGCGCTTCACTGCTGTAGGTTTCGGTGTTCATTGAAGGCACTGAGAAAAAGCTGTTGGTTTTCGAAAATGATCTTTTCGATTTCGCGGATCCGATGCACGGGTACTCCCCGGTTAGAGGCTAGAGATACAGGAACAAGCCAAAACTTGCAATCATTTCCCTCAAACCGCACATGGATATGGGCTGGCTCGTTTCCTTCGTCGGAATAGAAATGAAATCGAAATGGCCCGACCCTCAGAACAGTTGGCATAGCATAAAGTAACCCGCCAGCTCAGGCGGGAGCAAGCATGCGGGGAAATCGCAGCGCAAGAACTTGCATCCAATAGTATCATCTTTAGTTTCCGCTCATGGCCCGCTGTTGGTTGATGAAATCGGAACCCGACGTGTTTTCCCTGGACGACCTGAAGGCAAAGCCGGGCGGCAAGAGCGGCTGGGATGGCGTGCGTAACTACCAGGCCCGCAATTTTATGCGCGACGAGATGAAACAGGGCGATCGGGTGCTCTTCTACCATTCCAGCACCCAGCCCCCGGGCGTAGCCGGGCTGGCCGAAATCGTCAGCAAAGAGGCCTACCCCGACCCGTCGCAGTTTGATGCCAAATCGGATTATCACGACCCGAAGGCCACGCAAGAAAAGCCGCGCTGGATGCAAGTCGATGTGGCCTACCGTGCCCACCTGCCCGAATTCGTGACCTTGGAGCAGATCAAGGCCGACGAGGAGCTGAAGGAGATGCTGGTCGCTCAACGCGGGCAACGCCTCTCGATCCAGCCCGTCGAGCCGGCGCATTTCCAGCGCATCTGCGAAATGGCGGGGCTGAGCGCGGATCAGGTTGAGGCGGTTTATACGCAGTAGGCGCGCCTATTCCTGGCTGACTTCCGCCTTTTCGGTGCGGCGCACTTCGTGGTAGGCGTAGAAACGCTCGCAGCCTTCTTCCCCGAGGTAGTGCTTGAGCACGCGCTCGTTCGTCTTGGTCAGGTCCGTCAGGATGAGGCTGTCGATGCAGTTGTTGAAGTCGGGGTCGACATTGAAGCTCAGCACCGTGGCGTTGAACTTCAGGTATTGGCGCAATAGCACCGGCACGCCCCGCTCCTCATGCTCGATCTCGGAAATAAGGCCGGAAACGTCGTCGATGTCGCGCACGATGGAAGCGAAGGAATTGCGGTCGAGCCGCCCGAAGTGGCGGGAGCGCGGTGGGTTTTTGGCCCGCACCTTGTGCGCGAGGTCGGGATCCAGCGAATGCTCCTTCAAGTACATGACCATCATGTTCTTGGAGAGGCTCTGATATTCTTTGCTGATGCTGACGGGGCCGAAGAGCAGCTTGTATTGCGGGTGGCGCGCGATGTAGGCGCCGATGCCCTTCCAGAGCAGCGCGAGCGACTGCGGGCGGCGCTGGTATTCGGCACGGACGAACGAGCGGCCCAGCTCGATGGCGGGCCCGAAGCCTTCCAGCACACCGGGCTGGTAGCGGAACAAGGTGGTGGTATAGATCCCGGCGGCCCCTTGGCGCGGCAGGATCTTGTCGGTCAGGCCAAGACGGTAGGCGCCGACCATCTCGCCGGCAGAACGGTTCCAGAGAAAGAGGTGCAGGTAGTCCTGGTCGAAGCGGTCGAGGTCGCGCGGGCCATTGGTGCCCTCACCCACTTCGCGGAAGGTCAGCTCGCGCAGGCGGCCAATCTCGTCGATCATCAGCGGGACCTGCTGGGCCTGGGCGTAGTAGATCGCAAAGTCACCCTGCTCCACCAGCAGTTGCTCGGCGGGCAGCGCGGCCACTTCCGCCTGCAAGGCCTCGCGGCTCGGGCCTTCGGGCACCGGCACCACCTTGTCGCGCTTGTTGGGGCGGGCTCGGCGGAAGCTCGTGCGGTCGGCCACCTGACGGTTACGCAGGATGTAGGTCTTGAGGCGCAGGAAGTCCATCAGCTCCTGCTCGTCGGTAAACTTGGAGAGGCGCGCGGCAGAGATGGGCTGACCGAAGCGCACCTCGATATCTTCCCCGCACTTGCTCATGAACTCGCGCACGAGCATGGCCGTGCGAGCCATCGGATGGACCATGCCAGCGAGCTGAAAGGCCAGGCTGTTGCCGCCGGGGAAGTAGGCGGGCACGACGGTGGCCTTGGTCCGCAGGATCAGGCTGGCGAGGTTGCTGGCCCAGCGTGGGTCGGTCACTTGACGACGATCCCAGTGCCAGTGCGAGACGGTGCCGGAGGGCCAGGTGGCGAGCAGACCGCCTTTGCTAAGGTGGCGATGGCTGTTCTTGATGCCGCTGAGGTTACGCTGCTGAGCGCCTTGGCCGCCAAAGGGGTCGACCATAAAGAGCCAGGGGCGCAGGAACTCCACCCGGTTGAGCAGGTAATTGACGAGCAGGCGCGCGTCTGGACGGCGGCGGAGCAAAACGGAGCCCATCACCAACCCGTCGACCGCGCCATACGGGTGGTTGGCTACGATCATCACGGGGCCGGTGGCCGGGATGCGTTCCAGGTCGGCTGCCCGTACCTGCGGGCGGATGTTCAGCTCCTGCAGCGCGCGGTCGAAACCGTTCAGCTCTTCCGGGTTTTGCGAAGCGCGCGCGTAGTGCCGGTTGAGGCGCTGCATGCAGAGCAAAGGCTCCGTCAAAGGCTGCGTCCACCGGTAAAGCGAACGAAGAAAGGGGCTGGGCAATTCCGCCGGCAAATCGGCGAGCACGGGAGTTTCGGAGCGTTCCGGAACCATGGACCTGTCTCAGATAAAGGAAAACCGCCCGAAGTGGGCGGAAATGCTTATCATGAAAATCCGGCCTGTAGTTGCAAGGTAAACCGGAGCGGATGCCCAACGTTTTCCGTTAAGCCAGCACGGGCTCGATCACGTCGTCGGGCACGTGGACTTCGCTGCGGGCCGAGACCTTGAGCGGGTAGCGGTATTCGTCGCCCGCGAAATTGCGCAGGATGATCTCGTCGTCGGTGATCTCCTTCACGTATTCGGGGTTGATCGGCACCTTGCCGCCGCCGCCGGGCGCATCGATCACAAACTGCGGCACGGCATACCCGGTGGTGAAGCCGCGCAGGTTTTTGACGATGTCGATGCCTTTGCGCACGTCGGCCCGGAAGTGGCGCGAGCCGGTGATCAAATCGCACTGGTAGATGTAGTACGGGCGTACGCGCATCATCAGCAGGCGGTGCACGAGGCTGCGCATCGTCTCCACGTCGTCGTTGACGCCCTTGAGCAGCACGCTCTGGTTGCCTAGCGGCACGCCAGCCATGGTCAGGCGCTCGGTGGCCTGGTAGAGCTCATCGGTGCATTCATTGGGGTGGTTGACGTGGATGCTCATCCACACCGGGCCGTGCTTGCGGAAAATCTCCTGCAGCGAGGGCGTGATGCGCTGCGGCAGGAACACGGGGATGCGGGAGCCGATGCGGATAAACTCGACGTGCGGGATGGCGCGCAGGCGGCCGAGCAGGTAATCGAGCTTCTTGTCGTTGAGCAGCAGGGGATCGCCGCCGCTCAGCAGTACGTCGCGCACCTCGGGGTGCTCCTCGATGTACTTGATGCAGTTCTCGAAATTGGGGTGAAAGTCGTAGCCCTGGGCGTTGGATACCAGCCGGCTCCGGGTGCAGTAGCGGCAGTAGGCGGCGCAGACGTTCGTCACCAGAAACAGCACCCGGTCGGGGTAGCGGTGCACGAGGCCGGGCACGCCCATCGAGCCTTCTTCGCCCACCGGGTCGAGCAGTTCCTCGGGCGCGGTAAACATCTCGTCGCCGCGCGGGATCACCTGTTTGCGCACCGGGTCGTTCGGGTCGTCCGGGTTGATGAGGTTGAAGAAATAGGGGGTGATCGCCAGCGCAAGTTTGTTGCCCGCGTGGGAACAGCCCTGTTCCTCCTCCGGGGTAAGCGTCAGGAATTCACGCAGCTGCTCGACCTTTGTCAGGCGATGGCGGAGCTGCCAGCGATAGTCTTGCCAGTCTTCGGCCGGCACATCGGCCCAGTGGCCTTGTCCCTTGAACCAGTTGTCGCGGCGATCTTGTGGAAACATGCAGTAAAAGTTTCGAATGAGGTTGTTGCTATTTCAGTCTTCACGTATTTGAATTTGTCAATAATTGAATCAAACTTTACGTGTGACTGACCGAATGCCAGAACTCTCGCAGGTGAACGACGAGGAGCAACAAGAGCAGCTCGCCCGCCAGCTTTGGACGCTGGGGGACTTGAACCGCTTGCGCATCCTGTCGCGTCTGCCATTGAATCCCGACTGTAAGACGCGCACCAACGTTTCGCAACTGGCAGAGGAACTTGGTTTGAGCCAGCCCACCGTTTCCAACCACTTGGCCCGCCTGCGCACCCTCGGGATCGTGCGCTGCCAGCGCATGTGCCGCGACAGCTATTACTGGATCGACGTGGAGCGGTGCGAAGAGATTACAAAGGCCTTGCAGGAAACCCTGTTGACAGACCGTCGCCACTAAGGGAATCTACCTGAGCTCCATCAGGCAATTCTTTATGTAAAGCAGAGTGATCGCTTAGCCATACAATATGGTTTTGCCCTGCTCGAAGTAAATTCCTTAGGAGTCATTAAAGTCGGTATTGAATAGTCCGACTATCCTGAGTGAGACCAGAACGGCATTAACGATGCTACAGCGAGGCATTCTGTTATTTTGGGCCTTGGCGCTGCTGAATATGGCAGTCGTCAGGCTCGATGCCACCCCACCGGCAGTTCCTGCGCCTGGTTGGGTTGCCCTTGACTATTGGCAGTTGCAAAAGGACGGGCCGCTGGATGGCGACTCATTCTGCGTGGTGCACAACAGCCAGCGCTACGAGTTCCAGCTCTACTTTGTCGATGCGCCCGAGACCACGCGCGACCGCTTGGACTTACTAGGCGAACAGGCCCGCTTCTTCGGCCTCAATATTGAGGAAACCCTTGCGCTCGGCCAGGAGGCCAAGAGCTACACCGAGAGCTTTCTGAAAGGCGGGAGCCGCATCCTCACCCGCTGGGAACGCGTGGGCGACCCCTCGACCCAACCGGTCTTTTATGCCGTGGCGGTGCGTCGCCAGGATTACCTTGCAGAGCAGTTGATCGCTCGCGGGCTGGGGCGTCTCGACGCGTCCGAGCCCGAAACGAGTTGGTACGACGGGCTGGAGAAAAGCGCCTTCTGGGGCCGCCTGCAAGTGGCCGAGCGCATGGCGAAAAACAACCGCGTCGGCCTCTGGCACAACCACCCCGACGATCTACTGACCTTCCTCAGCCCGGAAGAGCTGCCGGCGGGCTACGACAGCAGCCCACACGCCCCCTACAACCATCCCTCCCCGGCCGCCCGCATCAACCTGAATTACGCAACCGAGCGGGAACTGCAGCGTCTGCGCGGCATCGGGCCGGTATTGGCGCACCGCATCGTCGAAGGCCGCCCCTACACCCGCGTGGAGGACCTCCTGCGCGTGCCGGGCATTACCGACAGCACCCTCGAACGCCTCCGGCCCTACGTGGTGGTGGAGCGCTAGCAAGGGCGACGGTACTAAAAACTCTTGCGGGTTGAGAATTCACGGATGGCCTGATCCGTGCCGAAGACGACCAGCTCGTCGCCTTCTTCAAACATCAAGTCGGGCGGCGGCACCCCGATGATGGCGGACTCCTCGCCCCGATTGCGGCGCACCGTGACCAAATTGACGGTGAAGCGACGGCGCAGATCGGCCTCCATCAGGCGCTTGCCCACCAGAAACTCCGGCACACTCAGCTCGACGATGCCGAAGTCGTTGGAAAGGCCGAAGTGCCGGGTCGCTCCCCGGATGCCCATGCGTTTGGCGAGCTGACGGGCGGCCAAGGCTTCCGCCTGGATGATGTTGTCGACCTTCATCAGCCGTAGCAGCCGCTCGTGCACGTGGTTGATCGAGCGGCAGTAAATGTTCTTCACCCCCAGCTCCTGCAAGTGGCCGGTGATGAGCAGGGAGGCCGCAAAATCTTCCCCGATCGTCACGCACACGCGGTCCACCTTGGTCAAGCCCAGCTCGTCGAGCACCTTGATGTCCTTCGCGTCGCCGATGACAGCGTGCGCCACCTTGTCCTTGAGCGAGTCGACCGTCTTTTCGTCCTGGTCGATCACGATGACCTCGTGCTTGTCCTCCGCCAGCGCGAGGGCGAGCTGAAGGCCGAACTGGCCGATACCGATAATGGCAATCTTCATAGGTGGGAAAGCGGTTATTCAATGATGATGCGCTCGCGCGGAAGCCGTGAGTGGCGATCCTTGGGCGGGATCACGAGCAGGGAAAAGAAGAAGTTCATCACCCCCACCCGCCCGACGAACATGGTGGCGATGATCACGAGCTTGGACGCGCCGGAAAGCTCGGGCGTAATGCCGCGCGTCAACCCGACGGTCGAAAACGCACTGACGGTCTCGAACAGAGTGTCCAGTAGCGTAAAACTGGGCTGCAGGAAGAGGATGAGCGTGGTAGCGCCAAAAATCCAGGTCAGCGAAAGCAGCAGCACGGCAAAGGCCCGGTTGCAGAACTCCTCGTCGATCCGGCGGCCAAAGAGTTCCACATCGCCACGGGCCAGCAAGATGCGGCGCAGGTTGAGCATCGCGAGCGCAAAAGTCGTCGTTTTGATGCCACCGGCAAAACCGCCCGGGCTGCCACCGATGAACATGAGCAGGATCATGACCGCCGTCGCCGCACTGGAGAGCGCCGCCATGTCTGTAATGTTGAAGCCCGCCGTGCGCGCGGTAACGGAATTGAACAGCGCCACCCAAGCCTGATGCAACCACGTGTCCGAGGCCGCCCGCCACTCACTCGCCCACAAGGCCAAAGCGCCGCCCACGATCAGGATGGCCGTTGAAAGCAACACCAGGCGGAAGTGCACCGTAAAGCGTCCCTTTGCTGCCGGGCCGAAGATGCGACGAAACAGGCCCAGCGCCTCCAGCAGCACCGGAAAGCCGATGCCGCCGAGCACAATCAACCCCATGATGACGGCTTGCACCGGGTAGTTGAAAGCCGTGC
The nucleotide sequence above comes from Verrucomicrobiota bacterium JB022. Encoded proteins:
- a CDS encoding ATP-binding protein; translation: MEISAHPFFENITPQMAQPLVDASQIVQLADKALIFDEGDPADNLYLILRGKVAFQKRLPSGEWLTVSYSQEGDYFGEIGVLTDDPRSLRAIADGDLHLLLMPGNILVQYLSQMPGPVEDLLQSVIKHLHDTTRHYIQDMLHQERMAIVGRMTNTIIHDFKNPFCLISLSSQLILQKHPDPETARLCTNIENQVQRMLEMVSELSAFSRGKHTLKRTRFLISDLLAEFQDLNFPYFEDELITIVLDVPDVELNADRGKLQRVLQNLIDNAMEAMADEGGLIEISGQIDTVNSMLELRVRDTGCGIPEEIRETFFEPFVTHGKSEGTGLGSAITKSIIEAHGGRIRFESTRGEGTTFFISLPLG
- a CDS encoding DUF2442 domain-containing protein, with translation MNTETYSSEALAVHAWAEGRRIFIELTDERVFSFPAARFRRLKNATDAQLAAVVVEANGYALRWEELDEDITVPGVVAGRFELPPQA
- a CDS encoding DUF4160 domain-containing protein; this encodes MPTVLRVGPFRFHFYSDEGNEPAHIHVRFEGNDCKFWLVPVSLASNRGVPVHRIREIEKIIFENQQLFLSAFNEHRNLQQ
- a CDS encoding EVE domain-containing protein, with the protein product MKSEPDVFSLDDLKAKPGGKSGWDGVRNYQARNFMRDEMKQGDRVLFYHSSTQPPGVAGLAEIVSKEAYPDPSQFDAKSDYHDPKATQEKPRWMQVDVAYRAHLPEFVTLEQIKADEELKEMLVAQRGQRLSIQPVEPAHFQRICEMAGLSADQVEAVYTQ
- a CDS encoding lysophospholipid acyltransferase family protein, with product MVPERSETPVLADLPAELPSPFLRSLYRWTQPLTEPLLCMQRLNRHYARASQNPEELNGFDRALQELNIRPQVRAADLERIPATGPVMIVANHPYGAVDGLVMGSVLLRRRPDARLLVNYLLNRVEFLRPWLFMVDPFGGQGAQQRNLSGIKNSHRHLSKGGLLATWPSGTVSHWHWDRRQVTDPRWASNLASLILRTKATVVPAYFPGGNSLAFQLAGMVHPMARTAMLVREFMSKCGEDIEVRFGQPISAARLSKFTDEQELMDFLRLKTYILRNRQVADRTSFRRARPNKRDKVVPVPEGPSREALQAEVAALPAEQLLVEQGDFAIYYAQAQQVPLMIDEIGRLRELTFREVGEGTNGPRDLDRFDQDYLHLFLWNRSAGEMVGAYRLGLTDKILPRQGAAGIYTTTLFRYQPGVLEGFGPAIELGRSFVRAEYQRRPQSLALLWKGIGAYIARHPQYKLLFGPVSISKEYQSLSKNMMVMYLKEHSLDPDLAHKVRAKNPPRSRHFGRLDRNSFASIVRDIDDVSGLISEIEHEERGVPVLLRQYLKFNATVLSFNVDPDFNNCIDSLILTDLTKTNERVLKHYLGEEGCERFYAYHEVRRTEKAEVSQE
- a CDS encoding KamA family radical SAM protein, with product MFPQDRRDNWFKGQGHWADVPAEDWQDYRWQLRHRLTKVEQLREFLTLTPEEEQGCSHAGNKLALAITPYFFNLINPDDPNDPVRKQVIPRGDEMFTAPEELLDPVGEEGSMGVPGLVHRYPDRVLFLVTNVCAAYCRYCTRSRLVSNAQGYDFHPNFENCIKYIEEHPEVRDVLLSGGDPLLLNDKKLDYLLGRLRAIPHVEFIRIGSRIPVFLPQRITPSLQEIFRKHGPVWMSIHVNHPNECTDELYQATERLTMAGVPLGNQSVLLKGVNDDVETMRSLVHRLLMMRVRPYYIYQCDLITGSRHFRADVRKGIDIVKNLRGFTTGYAVPQFVIDAPGGGGKVPINPEYVKEITDDEIILRNFAGDEYRYPLKVSARSEVHVPDDVIEPVLA
- a CDS encoding metalloregulator ArsR/SmtB family transcription factor, with product MPELSQVNDEEQQEQLARQLWTLGDLNRLRILSRLPLNPDCKTRTNVSQLAEELGLSQPTVSNHLARLRTLGIVRCQRMCRDSYYWIDVERCEEITKALQETLLTDRRH
- a CDS encoding TrkA family potassium uptake protein codes for the protein MKIAIIGIGQFGLQLALALAEDKHEVIVIDQDEKTVDSLKDKVAHAVIGDAKDIKVLDELGLTKVDRVCVTIGEDFAASLLITGHLQELGVKNIYCRSINHVHERLLRLMKVDNIIQAEALAARQLAKRMGIRGATRHFGLSNDFGIVELSVPEFLVGKRLMEADLRRRFTVNLVTVRRNRGEESAIIGVPPPDLMFEEGDELVVFGTDQAIREFSTRKSF